In the genome of Deltaproteobacteria bacterium, the window AAAAAAACAAGCGCAACACGACATCTAAGCTCGAGTTGAGCAAGTATTGTCCATTCTGCGGCAAGCACACTTTGCACAAAGAAGGCAAGTAAGAAGCGTTCCATCATAAGAATGTGCAGGCCAGTAGCTCGAACTGGTAGAGCATCGGACTCCAAATCCGAGGGCTGGGGGTTCGAATCCCTCCTGGCCTGCCAACACGTTCTTCTGAGAATGTATCACTTTAGAGAGCGAACAAAGCGGAAATGGCGATGAGCAAGAAAACTACCGGTGAGACCGGGCCGGAAAAGAAAACGGCCTCCATGAGCGAATCCATCGCCGAGTTCAAGGAATTCTTTGAACTTTCCAAAAAGGAAATGAGGAAAGTCGTTTGGCCCGACCGCAAGGAGACTATTGCCACCTGCGGAGCGGTGCTCGTTCTGGTCGTGGTGGTCTCCGTGTTCTTGGGTACCATGGACTTTGCCCTCACCAAGATTGTTGCGGCCCTTCTCTCCTGAACCAGGGTTTTTGAACATAATCATGGACATCATTCTCGAAACTGCATCCTCCGAAACTCCAGCCGCGCGTTGGTATGTAATCCATACCTATTCCGGGTTCGAGAATCGTGTGGAGCAGACGGTCAAGGAGATGATTCGCACCGGCCAGGCCAAGGATCTGATTGAGGACATCATCGTCCCGACCGAGAAGGTCGTTGAGTTGGTTAAGGGCCAGAAACGGACATCGACCAGGAAGTTCTATCCTGGATATGTCTTGATCAAGATGATCTTTAACGACGAATCGTGGCATATGATTCAGTCCATTCCCAAGGTCACGGGGTTCATCGGCGGGAAGAACCGTCCGACACCCCTCTCCGAGACTGAGGCTAACCAGATCATTTCGACCATTCAAATCCGAAAGGAAGATCCCCGGCCAAAATTCCATTTTGAGCGAGGGGACGAAGTCCGAGTCATTGACGGGCCTTTCTCGAATTTCAATGCCGTGGTTGAGGACGTCAACTACGACAAGGGCAAGCTGAAGGTTTCGGTTTCCATTTTCGGTCGACAGACGCCGGTCGAACTCGATTTCGTGCAGGTTTCCAAGGCTTAAGGTCAAGATCGAACACGGCGTAGACAAACAGAGCGAAGAGGTTTCAAATACATGGCCAAAAAAATCACGGCAAAAATCAAGTTGCAGATCCCAGGAGGGGTGGCGAACCCGTCTCCTCCGGTCGGTCCGGCACTGGGACAGCATGGCGTGAACATTATGGAGTTCTGCAAGGCATTTAACGCCAAGACGCAGGACCAGAAGGGAACGATCATACCGGTAATCATCACCGTCTACCAGGATCGATCTTTTACCTTCATCACCAAGACTCCGCCTGCATCTGTTCTTTTGCTCAAGGAGGCCAAGCTGGACAAGGGTTCGGGGGAGCCGAACAAGAACAA includes:
- the rpmG gene encoding 50S ribosomal protein L33 encodes the protein MRVKIQFACKECKRKNYASEKNKRNTTSKLELSKYCPFCGKHTLHKEGK
- the secE gene encoding preprotein translocase subunit SecE, which codes for MSKKTTGETGPEKKTASMSESIAEFKEFFELSKKEMRKVVWPDRKETIATCGAVLVLVVVVSVFLGTMDFALTKIVAALLS
- the nusG gene encoding transcription termination/antitermination protein NusG, which codes for MDIILETASSETPAARWYVIHTYSGFENRVEQTVKEMIRTGQAKDLIEDIIVPTEKVVELVKGQKRTSTRKFYPGYVLIKMIFNDESWHMIQSIPKVTGFIGGKNRPTPLSETEANQIISTIQIRKEDPRPKFHFERGDEVRVIDGPFSNFNAVVEDVNYDKGKLKVSVSIFGRQTPVELDFVQVSKA
- the rplK gene encoding 50S ribosomal protein L11; protein product: MAKKITAKIKLQIPGGVANPSPPVGPALGQHGVNIMEFCKAFNAKTQDQKGTIIPVIITVYQDRSFTFITKTPPASVLLLKEAKLDKGSGEPNKNKVGKVTMAQVEAIAKLKMPDLTAKNLDAAVRSIAGTARSMGIEVLN